A stretch of Telopea speciosissima isolate NSW1024214 ecotype Mountain lineage chromosome 11, Tspe_v1, whole genome shotgun sequence DNA encodes these proteins:
- the LOC122646392 gene encoding uncharacterized protein LOC122646392, whose amino-acid sequence MALKSSEVSSIFGILREAFRIYHKNGKLMIFITVLIQLTFSFLALANIYALQPFISGLFTKVLQLRHRDTRSFKHFESSLRVEKEIILITAVELIFLIAYSTALLCSVVATTYLAASSYRKKDFNFKELFWKIQRTCAKPMISWFFVAQLGVGYTVQVLALLSIFLVLTNGSLVFALLGFALIFLSLFFNLYVAGVWMIGLVNSVLENIYEVPTKGEEDDLIGGRMVRGSAINLFFMLITIIIFLCSKLRGSSKEILAPGLVTVLVVVNMICLVKIFSFTAYTVFYFRCKKIYGDEEVGVKTGNCKVLNGSSC is encoded by the coding sequence ATGGCCCTGAAGTCCTCTGAAGTGTCAAGTATTTTTGGAATTCTAAGAGAAGCTTTCAGAATCTATCACAAAAATGGGAAGCTCATGATCTTCATCACTGTTCTCATCCAATTAACTTTCTCCTTCTTGGCGTTGGCAAACATCTATGCTCTCCAACCATTTATATCTGGTTTATTCACCAAGGTACTTCAGTTGCGGCACAGGGACACAAGAAGCTTCAAACACTTTGAGTCTTCACTTAGGGTAGAAAAAGAGATCATTCTAATCACTGCAGTAGAATTGATCTTCTTGATTGCCTACTCAACTGCCTTACTATGTTCTGTGGTAGCAACTACATATCTTGCAGCTTCCTCTTACCGTAAAAaggatttcaatttcaaagaaTTATTTTGGAAGATCCAAAGAACCTGTGCAAAGCCTATGATCAGTTGGTTCTTTGTTGCACAATTGGGTGTGGGTTATACTGTACAAGTCCTTGCTTTGCTTTCTATCTTTCTTGTTCTTACCAATGGTTCTCTTGTGTTTGCCCTTTTGGGTTTTGCCCTAATTTTCTTATCCCTTTTCTTTAATCTTTATGTCGCCGGAGTTTGGATGATTGGTCTTGTGAATTCGGTACTGGAGAATATCTATGAAGTACCGACAAAAGGAGAAGAGGATGACCTCATTGGAGGAAGGATGGTAAGAGGGTCTGCAATCAACCTTTTCTTCATGCTAATCACTATAATCATATTTCTTTGTTCTAAGCTAAGAGGGTCGTCAAAGGAGATATTAGCCCCTGGATTAGTTACAGTTTTGGTAGTGGTAAATATGATTTGTCTGGTGAAGATTTTCAGTTTTACAGCGTACACTGTGTTCTACTTCCGGTGTAAGAAGATTTATGGAGATGAAGAAGTGGGAGTGAAGACAGGCAACTGTAAGGTTCTCAATGGCTCTTCATGTTAG